The Xiphophorus couchianus chromosome 14, X_couchianus-1.0, whole genome shotgun sequence genome includes a region encoding these proteins:
- the gal3st4 gene encoding galactose-3-O-sulfotransferase 4 isoform X1 — MLSWLPLKQKRQQRCPDRSFTMLRWLVCGRLGPVWMWKALLLFLAIAFAGQLLGVIFNKSNVQSAARSIFTSPDAQGPSLGSCQPHTHIMFLKTHKTASSTVLNMLYRFGDEHNLRFALPLGYQLGYPLPFNAHRVKGYRGPRAIEFHIMGNHMRFNKPEVEKVMPADTFYFSIIRDPVALAESSFAYYKEVAPAFRKAKGLGEFADDPKKFYDPRLRNNHYAHNLLWFDFGLDSNANFSLALARLGEDMIRRTFKLILVSEYFDQSMILLRHALCWPLDAVVFFSLNARQQKPISAGGVAGTWVGKAAAAAGVGIRGGLVQAKTLPNLSLTPEQREKLRQWNAFDWYLYKAFNKTFWKEIDKFGHAQMEKEVRLLRMRREDLARVCLRDGGKPVEAHRIRDKSIRPFQSGLIKILGYELQPGLDNTTQMSCLRMIRPEIQYKDVLDSKQFPQFHAIPAQQQSQRLLVAVGGTFIKQEPPRKGIKETGGEAGAGGRTLEEGMKDWEGNRLVRNNQTLVRENGKGRLR; from the exons ATGTTGTCTTGGTTACCATTAAAACAGAAGCGTCAACAACGGTGTCCGGATCGCTCCTTCAC gATGTTGCGGTGGCTGGTGTGTGGTCGGCTGGGACCAGTTTGGATGTGGAAAGCACTTCTGCTGTTTCTGGCCATTGCGTTTGCAGGTCAGCTGCTGGGAGTCATCTTCAACAAAAG CAATGTCCAGTCAGCCGCACGATCCATCTTTACTTCCCCTGATGCTCAGGGGCCGTCTCTGGGTTCCTGTCAGCCCCACACTCACATCATGTTCCTGAAGACCCACAAGACGGCCAGCAGCACGGTGCTCAACATGCTGTACCGCTTCGGAGACGAGCACAACCTCCGCTTCGCCTTGCCGCTGGGATACCAGCTGGGCTACCCGCTGCCCTTCAACGCTCACAGGGTGAAAGGCTACAGAGGTCCCAGAGCCATCGAGTTCCACATCATGGGGAATCACATGAGGTTTAATAAGCCGGAG GTGGAGAAGGTGATGCCTGCAGACACCTTCTACTTCTCTATCATCAGAGACCCAGTCGCTCTGGCTGAGTCTTCCTTCGCCTACTATAAAGAAGTGGCCCCGGCCTTCCGGAAAGCCAAAGGATTGGGGGAGTTTGCGGATGACCCTAAAAAATTTTACGACCCTCGTCTACGGAACAACCACTATGCCCACAACCTGCTGTGGTTTGACTTTGGCCTTGACAGCAATGCCAATTTCTCTTTGGCGCTGGCTCGGCTCGGAGAGGACATGATCCGGCGGACCTTCAAGCTGATTCTCGTCTCCGAGTACTTCGACCAGTCCATGATCCTGCTGAGACACGCCCTCTGCTGGCCACTGGATGCCGTCGTCTTCTTCAGCCTGAATGCTCGGCAGCAGAAGCCCATCAGTGCCGGTGGGGTGGCTGGGACCTGGGTGGGCAAAGCAGCAGCGGCCGCTGGTGTTGGTATTAGAGGCGGGCTTGTTCAAGCAAAGACGCTACCGAACCTTTCCCTAACGCCGGAGCAACGGGAAAAGCTTAGACAGTGGAATGCCTTTGATTGGTATCTATACAAAGCCTTCAACAAAACCTTCTGGAAGGAAATTGACAAGTTTGGTCATGCTCAGATGGAAAAAGAAGTCCGACTCCTCAGGATGCGTAGGGAAGACCTGGCCCGGGTGTGCCTCAGGGACGGGGGGAAGCCTGTGGAAGCTCATCGGATCCGGGACAAAAGCATTAGACCATTCCAAAGTGGACTAATTAAAATTCTGGGTTATGAGCTCCAGCCGGGGCTGGACAATACCACTCAGATGTCGTGCCTGAGGATGATCAGGCCTGAGATCCAGTACAAGGACGTGTTGGATTCTAAGCAGTTTCCACAGTTCCACGCCATCCCAGCTCAGCAACAGAGCCAGAGGCTGCTGGTGGCCGTTGGTGGGACCTTTATAAAACAAGAGCCACCCAGGAAAGGAATAAAAGAGACgggaggagaagctggagctggAGGAAGGACTTTGGAGGAGGGAATGAAAGACTGGGAAGGCAACCGCTTAGTTAGGAACAACCAGACTTTGGTACGAGAGAATGGAAAAGGAAGGCTTAGATAG
- the gal3st4 gene encoding galactose-3-O-sulfotransferase 4 isoform X2: protein MFFRRGARMLRWLVCGRLGPVWMWKALLLFLAIAFAGQLLGVIFNKSNVQSAARSIFTSPDAQGPSLGSCQPHTHIMFLKTHKTASSTVLNMLYRFGDEHNLRFALPLGYQLGYPLPFNAHRVKGYRGPRAIEFHIMGNHMRFNKPEVEKVMPADTFYFSIIRDPVALAESSFAYYKEVAPAFRKAKGLGEFADDPKKFYDPRLRNNHYAHNLLWFDFGLDSNANFSLALARLGEDMIRRTFKLILVSEYFDQSMILLRHALCWPLDAVVFFSLNARQQKPISAGGVAGTWVGKAAAAAGVGIRGGLVQAKTLPNLSLTPEQREKLRQWNAFDWYLYKAFNKTFWKEIDKFGHAQMEKEVRLLRMRREDLARVCLRDGGKPVEAHRIRDKSIRPFQSGLIKILGYELQPGLDNTTQMSCLRMIRPEIQYKDVLDSKQFPQFHAIPAQQQSQRLLVAVGGTFIKQEPPRKGIKETGGEAGAGGRTLEEGMKDWEGNRLVRNNQTLVRENGKGRLR from the exons ATGTTTTTCAGACGGGGAGCCAG gATGTTGCGGTGGCTGGTGTGTGGTCGGCTGGGACCAGTTTGGATGTGGAAAGCACTTCTGCTGTTTCTGGCCATTGCGTTTGCAGGTCAGCTGCTGGGAGTCATCTTCAACAAAAG CAATGTCCAGTCAGCCGCACGATCCATCTTTACTTCCCCTGATGCTCAGGGGCCGTCTCTGGGTTCCTGTCAGCCCCACACTCACATCATGTTCCTGAAGACCCACAAGACGGCCAGCAGCACGGTGCTCAACATGCTGTACCGCTTCGGAGACGAGCACAACCTCCGCTTCGCCTTGCCGCTGGGATACCAGCTGGGCTACCCGCTGCCCTTCAACGCTCACAGGGTGAAAGGCTACAGAGGTCCCAGAGCCATCGAGTTCCACATCATGGGGAATCACATGAGGTTTAATAAGCCGGAG GTGGAGAAGGTGATGCCTGCAGACACCTTCTACTTCTCTATCATCAGAGACCCAGTCGCTCTGGCTGAGTCTTCCTTCGCCTACTATAAAGAAGTGGCCCCGGCCTTCCGGAAAGCCAAAGGATTGGGGGAGTTTGCGGATGACCCTAAAAAATTTTACGACCCTCGTCTACGGAACAACCACTATGCCCACAACCTGCTGTGGTTTGACTTTGGCCTTGACAGCAATGCCAATTTCTCTTTGGCGCTGGCTCGGCTCGGAGAGGACATGATCCGGCGGACCTTCAAGCTGATTCTCGTCTCCGAGTACTTCGACCAGTCCATGATCCTGCTGAGACACGCCCTCTGCTGGCCACTGGATGCCGTCGTCTTCTTCAGCCTGAATGCTCGGCAGCAGAAGCCCATCAGTGCCGGTGGGGTGGCTGGGACCTGGGTGGGCAAAGCAGCAGCGGCCGCTGGTGTTGGTATTAGAGGCGGGCTTGTTCAAGCAAAGACGCTACCGAACCTTTCCCTAACGCCGGAGCAACGGGAAAAGCTTAGACAGTGGAATGCCTTTGATTGGTATCTATACAAAGCCTTCAACAAAACCTTCTGGAAGGAAATTGACAAGTTTGGTCATGCTCAGATGGAAAAAGAAGTCCGACTCCTCAGGATGCGTAGGGAAGACCTGGCCCGGGTGTGCCTCAGGGACGGGGGGAAGCCTGTGGAAGCTCATCGGATCCGGGACAAAAGCATTAGACCATTCCAAAGTGGACTAATTAAAATTCTGGGTTATGAGCTCCAGCCGGGGCTGGACAATACCACTCAGATGTCGTGCCTGAGGATGATCAGGCCTGAGATCCAGTACAAGGACGTGTTGGATTCTAAGCAGTTTCCACAGTTCCACGCCATCCCAGCTCAGCAACAGAGCCAGAGGCTGCTGGTGGCCGTTGGTGGGACCTTTATAAAACAAGAGCCACCCAGGAAAGGAATAAAAGAGACgggaggagaagctggagctggAGGAAGGACTTTGGAGGAGGGAATGAAAGACTGGGAAGGCAACCGCTTAGTTAGGAACAACCAGACTTTGGTACGAGAGAATGGAAAAGGAAGGCTTAGATAG